From the Congzhengia minquanensis genome, the window AACTCCATGGAACTGTGGGGCACAAGCTATCAGAACATGGTAAACCACAAAGAATAATTACTTTTTTACGAGAAAACTTTTCTGACAGCCGGCTGTTACCACGTCGTCAGGCCCCAGGCTGCCCAGCAGAAGGGGCGAATTCGGGTCGTGCCGCCGGTAGTTTTCCAGCGCTTTTTGCGGGCTTTGGTTGGCATAGCAATATCGGCACCCATTGGGACAGGTGTCATAGGCGCCAATGTCGCGGCTTTCTATGCAGTGACATCCCTCCCGCATGCCTTTGTGCTTCAAACTGCGGAACGCAATGTTGTTGGCTCTGCCGATGATGTCCAGCGTCAAGCAGCCCGAAGACGCAATTCCATATCTGCTGAAATCGCCGTTGGTGCCGCAGGTTTGAATTGTCATGCCATATTTTTTTGCAATTGCGCCAAGGTTTTGTGCCAAAATATCTTTATCTTTCTCTGTCATGGGAATAATTTCCGGCATGTTGTATTTTAGCTTTTTATACAGCTCCACAAAGCTGAAAATGCAGCGGTCAATGTGGCCGGACAGGCGCTCTGCCATTGCTTCAAAGGTTTTTATGTGCCGCTCTATGGTATAGGTTTCCGTCAGCAAAATCGGGTCATACCGCCACGAAATTCTTTGCCTGCCCACGGCTTTGGAAAGCTTTTTCAGCGTTTCAATGCTCGTTTCAATGTCCGGCACACCGGGCTCTACATCTTTTCCATATGCCGTAATGGTATAGTGGCAATAAATATGAAACCTATTTTTAATCTCATCTATGTGCGGCAGCAGCGGCGCATAGTTTTTTGAGCAAAACACCACACAATCCACCGTTTCAGGGCAAAGCTCATACCGCGTTACCTTATTGGGAAACATAGGGTTGCGCGTGAGCACATACCCTTCCCGAAACCTGTTTAACAGCCATTCTGTATAATACTGCGCCGTGTCTGTCCGCGCTCCCGTGTTGATAATCAATCTGCTTCCCTCCTCTTTTTGTTTCAATTCTACCTGTTTCATAAAATTCTGTCAAGCTTCAAATTTTTGAAAAATCATATATTTTCCTCTTGCATAATCCCATATGCTTGTGCTATAATAAGTTTATCGAACATTTGTTCTATTTAGAGGCGAAAAAATGAAAAAGAACCGAATTATCCTCCATGCCGACCTCAATAATTTTTATGCGTCGGTAGAGTGCCTTTACAACCCCGGTCTGCGTGGAAAACCTGTGGCTGTGGGCGGCGACGCGGAAAAGCGGCACGGAATTATTTTGGCAAAAAACAATGAAGCGAAGGCTTTTGGTGTAAAAACCGGCGAAACATTGTGGCAGGCACGGCAAAAGTGTCCCGACCTGATTTTTGTAAAGCCCCGCTATGATTTATATGTAAAATATTCCCGTCTGGCGCGCAGCCTTTATGAGGAATATACCAGCCAGGTGGAAAGCTTTGGTTTAGACGAGTGTTGGCTCGATGTAACCAACAGCGAAACGCTGTGGGGCGATGGGAAACGCATTGCCGACGAAATCCGCCTGCGTGTAAAACGGGAGCTGGGGGTTACGGTGTCTATCGGCGTCAGCTTTAACAAAATCTTTGCAAAATTAGGAAGCGACATGAAAAAGCCGGACGCAACAACGGTTATTCCCCGCGAAACCTTTCAAGAAATTGTGTGGCCCCTGCCTGTGGAAAATTTGCTGTTTGTGGGCCGGGCTACCACCCGGAAGCTGAAATCCACCGGCGTTTGCACCATTGGCGACCTGGCTCAGACGAATGTAAACGCGCTGCGGCGTAAGTTCGGCAAGCCGGGCGAAATGCTTTGGAACTTTGCCAACGGGCGCGACGAATCGAGGGTGAGCGAGGCAGACGCGGCGCAAAAAATAAAAACCATTGGCAACAGTTCTACCCTGCCCCGGGATTTAATCTCAGAAGAAGATGTGAAAATTCCCTTATATATCCTGTGCGAAAGCGTTGCAGAGCGGCTTCGCGACCACAGCCTAAAATGCTGCTCTGTGCAGCTTTCCCTCCGGGACAACGGGCTGTTTCAATATGAGCGGCAAGGCCCGCTGATTTGTCCCACCTGCTCGGCCCAAGTGATGTTTGAAAAGGCGTTTGCACTCTACCGCGGAAACCACCTGTCGAACAATCCAATCCGCAGCATTGGCGTGCGGGCCTTAAAGCTTGTGCCGGAGAATGGAACGCAGCTTTCCCTTCTGCCGGAGCTTCAGCAGGTTCACAGGCGCGAGGCGGAGGAAGCGGTAATCGACTCCATCCGCCGGCGCTACGGACACTTTTCCATTCAGCGCGGCATTATGCTGTTAGACACCAAGCTTTCCGGATTCGACCCCAAGGGTGAGCACATAATTCACCCCGAAGTTTTTGTAAGATAACCTGACACCAGTGGCATTTGACATAAAACGATTTCATCAGGAGTTGTAAGTTATGTCAAAGCCCTGTAAAACCTATGTGGATGTTTTAGCAAAATTTGAACGTGACGGGAATGTTATGCCCCTCCGCGTGAAGTGGGAGGACGGGCGCGTATTTACCGTCGACAGTGTTGCAGATGTGCGCCGCGCCGCATCAATCAAGGGCGGCGGGCTGGGTATCCGCTACACTGTCTGCATCGGGGGACATAACACCTATCTGTGGCGGGACGACGACCAGTGGTTTGTAGAGCGCAAATAAACAGCAAAAAACCAGCAGGCGAAAGTGCCTGCTGGTTTTAACATTTATCCAGTTTTGCCCGGAAGGAAATTGCCCGGGGCGTGTCTATTTCGTCAAACTGAACAATGTGGGCGCCTTTTACAAAATCCACATCGGTCACCGTTCCCAACCCAAAAATAGGGTGTTTCACCCGCTGCTGCACGGCAAAGGCGGTTTGCTCTGTGTCTTGCTTTAAATGCCGGTCGCTGATTGCAATAAAGCTTTGCGCCTCTTTTACCAATTCGTCCTCCGGCTTTTGGGTGTAGGTGAGAAGCCCTTCGTCAATGTCAAACAAAAAGCGGGAGGGAAATCTGGGTGAGCCGTCAAAATTCCGGCCCTCCGCCTCTGAAAGATACAGCGCGGTTTTCGCTCTTGTCATTGCC encodes:
- a CDS encoding DUF1848 domain-containing protein, which produces MIINTGARTDTAQYYTEWLLNRFREGYVLTRNPMFPNKVTRYELCPETVDCVVFCSKNYAPLLPHIDEIKNRFHIYCHYTITAYGKDVEPGVPDIETSIETLKKLSKAVGRQRISWRYDPILLTETYTIERHIKTFEAMAERLSGHIDRCIFSFVELYKKLKYNMPEIIPMTEKDKDILAQNLGAIAKKYGMTIQTCGTNGDFSRYGIASSGCLTLDIIGRANNIAFRSLKHKGMREGCHCIESRDIGAYDTCPNGCRYCYANQSPQKALENYRRHDPNSPLLLGSLGPDDVVTAGCQKSFLVKK
- the dinB gene encoding DNA polymerase IV, which encodes MKKNRIILHADLNNFYASVECLYNPGLRGKPVAVGGDAEKRHGIILAKNNEAKAFGVKTGETLWQARQKCPDLIFVKPRYDLYVKYSRLARSLYEEYTSQVESFGLDECWLDVTNSETLWGDGKRIADEIRLRVKRELGVTVSIGVSFNKIFAKLGSDMKKPDATTVIPRETFQEIVWPLPVENLLFVGRATTRKLKSTGVCTIGDLAQTNVNALRRKFGKPGEMLWNFANGRDESRVSEADAAQKIKTIGNSSTLPRDLISEEDVKIPLYILCESVAERLRDHSLKCCSVQLSLRDNGLFQYERQGPLICPTCSAQVMFEKAFALYRGNHLSNNPIRSIGVRALKLVPENGTQLSLLPELQQVHRREAEEAVIDSIRRRYGHFSIQRGIMLLDTKLSGFDPKGEHIIHPEVFVR